In Nonomuraea muscovyensis, one genomic interval encodes:
- a CDS encoding extracellular solute-binding protein has translation MVRRTRVMALAVTALVAGVGAAAPAASSPAKATASPALGPTPTPTASPARSDGTLQILTYRGYADYAGTTAEFEKITGCRIARFDTVQTADEMKDRAAERPYDVISAGPALAAALVESGQVRPIDTAEVTGYTDLSKRFRDMSVRSGKVYGVPYLWGSHEFLYDSSRVKDGDDLRRVFDSDDVALQDSPLTIADAALADKDVDDPYELTEEQLDRAVELLDEHGERSYWSNPLDLVKGFATGKLDYAQATPYYRLLLERAGKPVKAVTLRRTTGWVDSWMLGAGVPDTECAYRWLGYTTSATVQRRAAAWVGLAPANPKACVRGAKRVCDAYGVGKDSRLERIAFAVRPPGGCAAGKCAGYPAWTDRWRELVK, from the coding sequence GTGGTTCGCCGCACTCGCGTCATGGCGCTCGCCGTGACGGCGCTCGTCGCCGGCGTGGGCGCGGCCGCACCCGCCGCGTCCTCGCCGGCCAAGGCGACGGCCTCGCCTGCCCTCGGGCCCACGCCCACACCCACGGCGAGCCCCGCCCGCAGTGACGGCACCCTGCAGATCCTCACCTACCGCGGCTACGCCGACTACGCCGGCACCACGGCCGAGTTCGAGAAGATCACCGGTTGCCGGATCGCCCGCTTCGACACCGTGCAGACCGCCGACGAGATGAAGGACAGGGCCGCCGAGCGGCCCTACGACGTCATCTCCGCCGGGCCCGCGCTCGCCGCCGCGCTCGTCGAGAGCGGCCAGGTGCGGCCGATCGACACGGCCGAGGTCACCGGCTACACCGACCTGAGCAAGCGGTTCCGCGACATGTCCGTCCGCTCCGGCAAGGTGTACGGCGTGCCCTACCTGTGGGGCTCCCACGAGTTCCTCTACGACTCCTCGCGGGTCAAGGACGGCGACGACCTGCGGCGGGTGTTCGACTCCGACGACGTGGCGCTCCAGGACAGCCCGCTGACCATCGCCGACGCCGCGCTGGCCGACAAGGACGTGGACGACCCGTACGAGCTGACCGAGGAGCAGCTCGACCGGGCCGTGGAGCTGCTGGACGAGCACGGGGAGCGCTCCTACTGGAGCAACCCCCTCGACCTGGTCAAGGGCTTCGCCACCGGCAAGCTCGACTACGCCCAGGCGACCCCCTACTACCGGCTGCTGCTGGAGCGCGCCGGCAAGCCGGTCAAGGCGGTCACCCTGCGGCGGACCACCGGCTGGGTCGACTCCTGGATGCTCGGCGCCGGGGTGCCCGACACCGAGTGCGCCTACCGCTGGCTCGGCTACACCACCTCCGCCACGGTGCAGCGCAGGGCCGCCGCCTGGGTCGGGCTCGCCCCGGCCAACCCCAAGGCCTGCGTGCGGGGGGCCAAGCGCGTGTGCGACGCCTACGGCGTCGGCAAGGACAGCAGGCTCGAACGCATCGCCTTCGCCGTGCGCCCGCCGGGCGGGTGCGCGGCCGGCAAGTGCGCCGGATATCCGGCCTGGACCGACCGCTGGCGCGAGCTGGTCAAGTAG
- a CDS encoding saccharopine dehydrogenase C-terminal domain-containing protein: MRILLVGAGGVGSAVVSIAARRHFFEHMVVADSQQGRAARAVAAADDPRFSAIALDASDRAQVEAALREHRCDVLFNAVDPRFTMPLFEAALAVGAHYLDMAMSLSRPHPREPYRRPGVKLGDEQFALDGEWRAKGRLALVGMGVEPGLADVFARYAADHLFSRIDEVGVRDGSNLVVEGYDFAPTFSIWTTIEECLNPPVVWEDGEWRTTEPFSEPEVFDFPAGIGPVECVNVEHEEVLLVPRWIPARRVTFKYGLGQEFIGVLKTLHKLGLDSAEKIRVGGAEVAPRDLVAASLPDPATLGDRMHGKTCAGTWVKGTGKDGRPREVYLYHVVDNAWSMREYGAQAVVWQTAIHPVVALELVASGVWKGEGVLGPEAFDAVPFLDLLQEYGSPWDIRETPRQAA; the protein is encoded by the coding sequence ATGAGAATCCTCCTCGTGGGAGCCGGCGGCGTCGGCTCCGCCGTCGTGTCCATCGCCGCCCGCCGACATTTCTTCGAACACATGGTCGTGGCCGACTCCCAACAGGGCCGGGCGGCCCGTGCCGTCGCCGCCGCGGACGACCCGCGCTTCAGCGCCATCGCCCTCGACGCCTCCGACCGTGCCCAGGTCGAGGCCGCGCTGCGCGAGCACCGCTGTGACGTGCTTTTCAACGCGGTCGATCCGCGCTTCACCATGCCGCTGTTCGAGGCGGCGCTCGCGGTCGGGGCGCACTACCTCGACATGGCCATGTCCCTGTCCAGGCCGCATCCCCGCGAGCCGTACCGGCGGCCCGGGGTCAAGCTCGGCGACGAGCAGTTCGCGCTCGACGGCGAGTGGCGGGCGAAGGGCCGGCTCGCCCTCGTCGGGATGGGCGTCGAACCGGGGCTGGCCGACGTGTTCGCCCGCTACGCCGCCGACCACCTGTTCTCCCGCATCGACGAGGTGGGTGTCCGTGACGGGTCCAACCTGGTGGTGGAGGGCTACGACTTCGCGCCGACGTTCTCCATCTGGACCACGATCGAGGAGTGCCTCAACCCGCCCGTCGTGTGGGAGGACGGCGAGTGGCGCACCACCGAGCCGTTCAGCGAGCCGGAGGTGTTCGACTTCCCGGCCGGCATCGGGCCGGTGGAGTGCGTGAACGTCGAGCACGAGGAGGTGCTGCTCGTGCCGAGGTGGATCCCGGCGCGCAGGGTGACGTTCAAGTACGGGCTCGGCCAGGAGTTCATCGGCGTGCTCAAGACGCTGCACAAACTGGGCCTCGACAGCGCCGAGAAGATCAGGGTGGGCGGGGCGGAGGTGGCGCCGCGCGACCTCGTGGCGGCCAGCCTGCCCGACCCGGCGACGCTCGGCGACCGCATGCACGGCAAGACCTGCGCGGGCACCTGGGTGAAGGGCACCGGCAAGGACGGCCGCCCGCGCGAGGTGTACCTCTACCACGTGGTGGACAACGCCTGGTCGATGCGCGAGTACGGCGCCCAGGCCGTCGTCTGGCAGACCGCCATCCACCCGGTCGTCGCGCTGGAACTGGTGGCGAGCGGGGTGTGGAAGGGCGAGGGCGTGCTCGGGCCGGAGGCGTTCGACGCGGTGCCGTTCCTCGACCTGCTCCAGGAGTACGGCTCGCCCTGGGACATCCGCGAGACGCCCCGCCAGGCCGCCTGA